The segment CAGGTGTCGCGCCTGCTCTCCCACACCCACGCCGAAGTTCGCAGGCTCGGCGAACTGCTGAAGCAGGCGGCGCGCGAGCCGGCGTACAACATCCATCGGGAGTCGCTCGCGAAGCTGGTGGAAGAGATACGCGCCGCCGATCCGGCGCTGGGGGAGCGCGCCGCGCAGGAGTTATTGAAGGAGGTCCGGGCCGCTCCCACGCTGGTGAAGTACGCCGAAGCCAATCCCTACCTGGTCCAGACGCGGCGCGAGTTGCGTCAGGCCGCCGCCCAGGTGATGAAAGGCGTCGAGCTGGCCCGCGTGAATGCAGTGGAGCTCCTGGAGGACGATCCGCTGGACGTCGAGCTGGCCGCCACGCTGCTGTACGCCCACTGCCACTATCCCTACAAGCAGGTGCGAAAGCAGGTGGAGGCACTCAGCCCTCAGCAACGGCAGGACATCATCGACCTGGGCGTGCGCCACCGCGGCAAGCACGACGAGCTGCTGCGCGAGTTTGCGTCCGGGCAAAAGCTGCGTTTCGACATCCTGATGGATATCGGCGGCTTCCGCGATATGCACCGCCACCGCCGCTGCATCCAGATCCTGCAGGGCTTCACCACGCAGCACGGCTACGAGACGCCCGAGGAGATCGGCCAGGCCGGGCTTCGTCCGCGTTATGACGCCGCCATGCAGCGGGCCGGGAGGGCGGCGGCCACGCTCGCCGGAAGCTCCGCTGCTGAGGCCGCGGAAAGCGCACAGTACGTAATTCCCTTGGCTTACCGCTGCCGCTCGCTGTTCAAGATGGATTTCGCCGAGGCCGTGTACATCTCCGAGCTGCGTACCACGCCCGCCGGCCACTACTCTTATCGCACCGTGGCCTGGGAGATGTTCCGCGCGGTGGAGCGGCGCTATCCGGAGCTGGCCAAATATTTCCGGGTTACCGACGTGCGCGAACCCGTGGACCTGCTGAAGCGTTAGGCTTGCGGTCGCTTGACGACCAGCTTCTCAGAAACCGAGCACGATCCCGCCCGAGATCACGACGTTGTGCTGGCGGCCGCCGAAGGTATCCACGTTGAGCTGCGGCTTGGCGGTGTAGAAGTCGCGCACCTCGCCGCGGAAGCTGATTCGCCAGAAGGCCTTTACGTCGGCGCCGCCGCCCATCTGCAGCGCGCCCGCATTGGTATTGACGACGGTGGGGTTGGGCGTGGTGCCATCGACCAGCGTCCCGCGCGGCTCGATGCGGGCGTATCCGCCGCCCACCGAGAGCCACGGCGAGACCCGCGCCTCCGGCCGGAACTTCGCACGCAGCCCAGGGGTGACGAACAGCAGCGCGTAGCCCTCCGCTACAGCCGTATTCGTCGTGTTCACGTTGGTCTCTGAGATGCCCATCACCGGAACTTCCAGGTAGAGCGCTACCTTCGACCACTGCCGGAGCTGCCGGGCGTAGGTGGCCTGCATGGCCAGGCTGCGGTCGAAGGTCAGCCGGTCGTTGTTGTTGACCACAGGGCTTACATTGATGCCCTGGGCCGGGGTGATGTTTACACCCAGCGACAGGGCAAGCTCGTTCTTCTGCTGTGCCGACGCCGGGAGGGCATAAAGAAGAAGGAACAGGGCGAAGGCTGCCAGCTTGAGGCGGTTTGTCAGCTTCATCGGTCTCCTAAGAATCAGTGTCCAGAAGGACAACGAGGGTTCGATGATTGAGGCCAGGGAAGGTGACAAATGGGGTTCCCGGACGCGGGGTCAATAATTCGCTTTTTATTCGCCTTGTGGAGGAATCCTGTGTATAATCGGCGGCAGAAGCTGAGGGACCTCCAAAGGCGCTTGTTCCGCTTCCGGAACGGAAAGCGGGCGGCGGGGGCGCCAACCGGAATGTTGGGTTATGGTAGGTAGTTTTGTGGGCAGTTCGCTGAATGCTGACTGCTGAGTGCTGACGGCTCAAATATAAGGAGAAGACGAATGGCAGACGAACGTACACGGGCGATCGACCTGGCGCTTTCGCAGATCGAGAAGCAGTTCGGCAAGGGTTCGATCATGCGTTTGGGGACGCGGGAGGCGATTGTCCCCATTTCGGTCATCCCCACCGGAGCGATCTCGTTCGACGCCGCCCTGGGCGTCGGCGGCTTCCCGCGCGGGCGCGTAGTGGAGATCTTCGGCCCGGAGTCCTCGGGCAAGACCACCATCGCGCTCCAGGTGATTGCCGAAGCGCAGAAGGCCGGCGGCATGGCTGCCTTCGTGGACGCCGAGCACGCCCTTGATCCCGGCTACGCCAAAAAATTGGGCGTGGACGTGGACAATCTCCTGGTCTCGCAGCCCGACTACGGCGAGCAGGCGCTGGAGATCGCCGAAGCCCTGGTTCGCTCGGGCGCCATTGACGTGCTGGTAGTGGACTCGGTCGCCGCCCTCGTCCCCAAGGCCGAGCTTGACGGCGAGATGGGCGACAGCCACGTCGGCCTGCAGGCCCGCCTGATGTCGCAGGCGCTGCGCAAGCTCACCGGCATCGTCTCCAAGTCGCGCACCTGCCTCATCTTCATCAACCAGATCCGCGAGAAGATCGGGGTGATGTTCGGCAATCCGGAAACCACCACCGGCGGCCGCGCGCTGAAGTTCTATTCCTCGGTCCGCATCGACATCCGCCGCATCGCGGCCATCAAGGAAGGCGACAGCGTCATCGGCTCGCGCACCAAGGTGAAGGTGGTGAAGAACAAGTGCGCCGCGCCCTTCCGCGACGCCGAATTCGACATCCTCTACGGCGAAGGCATCTCCCGCGAAGGCGACGTGCTCGACCTGGCCGTGGTCCACAACCTGGTGGAGAAATCCGGCGCCTGGTTCAGCTACAAGGGCGAGCGTATCGGCCAGGGCCGCGAGAACGCCCGCCAGTTCCTCAAGGACAACCGCGACATCCTGGCCAAGCTCGAAGCCGACGTTCGCCGGGCGGTCGGGCTGGTGCATGCCGAGAAGCCGCAGGCCGCGCCGGGACCGGTGGCGGTGGAAGCCGGAAAGGGCGCAGCCGGACGGCGATAGGCTTCACCGCGGATTCACGCGAATGGACGCCGAATACCCAGCGGACTTAGAATCTCGCGTCGATGAGCGGGAAGCTTGTAGCGTCGCTCCTTGCGGGGGCATTGCTTCTCTCCGCCGCCCTCGCCCGGAAGCCCAAGCCTGCCATTGAGCAATCCCTTGCCGGCCTCACCGTCAACCAAAGCACGCTGGCCGACGCCCGCAAGCTCTACGGCGAGGAGGTGCGGGAGGAGTTTGGCGCGCTCATCTTCGTCATCGGCCCGGACTGCAAGCTGGGCGTCACCGCGAACAAGGAAGGCGTGATCGAGATCCTCGACCTCGATCTTGTGGACGCCACCAAGCCCCCGCCCTATTCCGCGGTGTGCGATGCGGTCGCCACCGGCTCCGGGCTGAAGTTCGGCGGCACGCGCGAGCAGGTGAACCGGGCGTTCGGACTGGCTGATTCCGCCGCCGATCCCTACGGCGTCTATCAGCTCGATAACACCGCGCAGTGCGCCGCCAAGCCGCACAAGACTCCCATCCTCTACCAGCTTTTCTGGGTCAAGTATTCGCCGGAGAACCGGCACATCGTGAACATCCGCGTGCTGGGCCGCAAGACCACCTGCGACGACAGCGAGATCCAGATGACCCTCTCCGACGAAGGCGAAGGGCTGTAACCTAGCGCCTGTCTGCAGACCCTGCCGTTGGCGGCGGCGCTTGCTCCGCCAGGCGTTTCACCCACTCCTGCGGGAGCTGATGGAGCAACTCGAGGAAGACGCCGTTGGTCCACCCAAAGCCGATGACGTTCTCACTGTAACCGACCGCCACCTGGGTTTCGGAAGAGCGGGTCACGACATTGTACTTCTCACGGATGGTGCCGTCACGCCGGAAGTTCTCCAGCACCGTGGACAGGAACTCATAGGAGAGGCGGTTGGCCTCGTCGGCAAAGCCGTAGCGGCGGAAGCCCTCCGCGGCCAGAAGCTGAATTGGCGCCCAGCCGTAGGGATAGTCCCACTGGGTCCTGGTCTCGTTGCGGCTCATGGCCAGTCCGCCCGGGTGCTCGAAGCGCGCCAGGTTGCGCGCCAGGGCTCGGGCCTGCTCCGGCGTGGCCAGACCTGCCCACAGCGGGTAGAACGTCGTCGCGTACTCGTAGGAGGAGCGCTTCCCGGTCGTGAAGTCGTAATCCATGAACAGCCCGCGGGCTTCGTCCCACAGGTACTTCTGGATGTTCTCTTTGCGGCGGGTCGCGCGCTCCTGCCATTGCCGCGCGTCCTGTTCCCGTCCCAGCATCCGGCTCATCTTCTCCAGGTCGGTTTCCGCCTTGTAGAGCAGGCTGTTCAGGCAAACCGGCGCATAGTGGTGCGTCCGCCCGCTGAACGGGCCGAAACGGAAGGAGATGTCAAAGCCCGATTCGCGCATCGCGCGGTCGCCCTTGTAGTAGTCCGCAGTCAGACCCATAGATTGAACAACGTCGCAGCGGTCGGCGCCTCCCGGGCGCTTCTGCGGGTTGCAGATGTAAACAGGAAAGTGCGGGCCCGGCGAATCCGCCGCGCTCTTCGGGTTCACGACCACAAACGGCTTGGCTTCTTCCCGGTGCAGCAGGAAATAACGGAGCGCGCCCCGGTAGTCGCTCAAGTCGCTGTCGTCGATTTCCGGCACCGGCCCCTCGCCGAAGTCGTAATAGCGAGACAGACCCGTCTCGCCGGCGAGTTTCGAACCGGTGGTCCACAGGCGGTGATCCCTCACCGCATAGTCGTAGGCCCGGGCCAGCCATTCCTGCTTGGCGCTCTCCGGGCGCGGATCGGCTTCGTACACCGCAAGGACCATCGAGGTCAGGAAGGGCGGCTGCGAGCGCGTCAGAAAGTACGTGCGGTTCGCGTTCAGGACCGCGCCGTAGTGCTCGATCTCGAAGAAAAAGTTCTCCACCATGCCGCGCGCCAGCTCCAGCCTGCCGTCGCGCAGCAATCCAAGCAGGATGAAGTAGCTGTCCCAGCCGTACATTTCGTTGAAGCGTCCGCCCGGAACGACGTACGCATGCGGAAGATACAGGACCCCGTGGGTGCGGATCTGGCTCATCTCCACCTGGCCCAGGCGTTCGATCTTCTTCGGCAGCCGATCCACCCGGAGGCCGGCGCATCTCGTCTCCAACTCGCGCACGCTGCCCGGCGTCTCAAGCCCGAAAGGCAGATACAGCACGGAGAGATCGCCGACTTTGGGATCGTGTACGACGGCGCAGTCGCTCATGGAGCGCGTCAGGCGGTCCCAGCCTTCGTGGATGTAACGTGCAACGTCGGCCAGCTCTGGTGGCGGGGCGGCCGGGTTCTCGGCCGCCAGAGACGGTAGCCAGAGAGTGCACAGCGCTGCTGCCAGGAGCCATGCCGCGCGCCCTCTCCGCAGACGCGGGAGGTGCGGCGCCAACCGCACCGGGCAGGGTCCGCCGATGTACTGCCAGCTTCGGATTTCGTTCACGTCGCCCTCCTCTCATCCACCTGCGCGCGGCTATTCTATGTCATCGCTGCAGGCCTGCGATGGATCGAGGCCAGCGAGTGCGCCACGCCGGCACTGCGAGCGCATCACCAGACGAAGCTGGTTGAGCCATCGCGTGGCATGGTGTAAAGTTCCGGCTTCACCTGCAGCCTGGGGGGAACGCTGCAGCTAGAATCGACTGCGATGATGCAGACAGCCAACGCCGCCCTGACCCACCGCGCCCTGGAGACCCTGGATCTGGTCATCATCGCGGTGTATTTCGTCGTCGTCTTCGCCATCGGCTTCTATTTTGCACGCCGCGAGAAGACCTCGGCCGACTACTTCCTGGCCAGCCGCAACGTGGGCTGGTTCGCCATCGGCGCGTCGCTCTTCGTCTCCAATATCTCGACTGAGCACTTCATCGGGTTGGCGGGATCGGGAGCCACTTCCGGCCTGGCGGTCGGCCACTTCGAATGGCTTGCCTGCCTGATTGTCCTCATCCTGGGCTGGGTTTTCGTCCCCTTCTACCTGCGCTCGAACGTGTTCACCATGCCGGAGTTTCTGGAGCGACGCTTCAACCGGTCCTGTGCCATCTACCTGGCGGGCATTTCCATCATCGCCTATGTCTTCACCAAAATCTCCGTGCACCTCTACGCGGCGGCCGTCGTGCTGGAGCGGGTGGTGGGGTGGAGCCCGCTGACCGCCTCCATCATCCTCGTGGTGCTGACGGGGATTTACACCGTGGCCGGCGGCCTTTCCGCAGTCATCTATACCGAGGTTCTGCAGACGCTCATCCTCATCGCCGGTGCCGTGGCCCTGACGGTGATCGGGCTCGAACGGGTGGGAGGATTCGAAGGCTTGCGGGCAGCGGTTCCCCCGGACTACTTCCACATGATCAAGCCGGTCAGCGACCCTGAGTTTCCCTGGACCGGCATCTTCATCGGTGCGCCCATCCTCGGCATCTGGTACTGGTGCACCGATCAGGTCATTGTGCAGCGCGTCTTGTCGGCCAAGGATGAGGGCCATGCCCGCGGCGGATGCATCATGGCCGGCTACCTGAAGATCCTGCCGGTGTTCATGCTCGTGCTGCCGGGGCTGATTGCGCTGGCGCTGTATCCCGGCGCGTTCCACATCGTCGATGGGCGGGTGACCAACGGCGATGTCGCCTATCCCACGCTGGTCATCAGCCTGCTCCCTACCGGTCTGGTGGGAGTGATGATTGCGGCGCTGCTGGCCGCGCTGATGGGTTCGATGGCTTCGGTCTTCAACTCGGCCTCGACCCTGGTGACGCTGGATTTCTACAAGAAGGTCCGGCCCCAGGCCAGTGAGCGGCAGCTCGTGTTCATCGGGCGAATCGCCACCGCCGTGATGGTGTTCCTGGGAATCCTGTGGGTGCCCTTCATCAACCTGCTGAGCGCGCAGTTGTTCATCTACCTGCAGAGCGTGCAGGCCTACGTAAGCCCGCCCATCGCGGTCTGTTTTCTGCTGGGGATCCTGTGGCCGCGTTTGAACGGCACCGGCGCCATCAGCTCCCTGCTGACCGGGTTCGTTCTGGGTAGCGTTCGCTTCGTGCTGGAGGTGCTGGACAAGACCCGCCACTACCAGTCCTCAGCCATTCGCTGGCTGGTGGACATGAATTTTCTCCACTATGCCATTCTCATGTTCGCCGTATGCGCCGCGGTCCTGATCGGCGTGAGCCTCATGACCGCCGTCCCGGATCGCGCCAGGCTCGCCGGGCTGACCTTCGCCACCTTGGGCTCGAAGATCGATGTCACTGCGCTGCGCGATCCTGTGGTGCTGGAATACAAGCCCGCCCCGGAAACGCCCAGGGAACACCGCATCAACGTGGCCATGAGCGTCCTGCTGGTGGTCACCGTGGTAGCGTTGTGGATCTACTTCGCTTAGGAAGGGAGACGTGAGCGTCATCCGCAGCCTGCGGCCGAATCTCAGCCGGGAACAGGCTCTCGCGCGCTGGCGGCGCCCAGGTTTTCTGGGGCGATGGCTGGGTCGCGGTCCCCTGCGATCGCTCGCCGAGGTGTACATCCCCTTCCGGCTTTACCGGGTGGAGATACGGAACGCCGGCAAGTGCGACCGTCGCCTGCTGGCCCTGGACTCGGTCGCAGGGACGCTCGACCTCTACGGTTTCGACCATGTTCCCGAAGCCGGGGAAACCGTCGAGGTGGAGACGCGGAACCATCCTCCGCCCGCCATCGATACGGATCGGGCGCAGGACCTGGTCGTGGAGAAAGTCCGCCGGTTGCTCTTTCTCACCGGATTCTTCCGGGTTCGAGACTTGGCCGTGCGCGCGGAACCGCTGGACTTCGAGTTTCATGTCCCCTACTGGGTGGGATTCTTCGGTCGCGGGCCGGGTGTGCAGATGGCCGTGCTGGATGCGGTCCGCGGCAGTCCGGAAGGCGCCAAGATGCGCGCCCTGCTCCACGATTGGCTGATTCACTGAGAGCGGCTTCCGGGCCGGCGTACTTCCCTTGCGCTCTTGAGACTCAAGGACGCCAAGTCTCCGCCCCGCCAGCCTGCTCGGAGAAAGCTGCCGCGGGATCTTCAAGTGATTGAAACATTGGTGGCGGCGGGTGGACTCGAACCACCGACCTAGGGATTATGAGACCCTCGCTCTAACCACCTGAGCTACACCGCCATCCTCACGATGTGCAACCACCGAGGCTACACGGCCATGCCGACCACGCTCTGCTGTGGTGCAGCCAGAGAGTGCCACGGCGTGCGGGAAGAGGGCCGAAGTCAAGGAGGGCTGGCTCAAACAGCGGCCCAAAACCGATTTTAAGAGCGCGCCAGAGGGGTGTCAAACCAGCCGTCGCAGGGCCGCGTGCGGAGCCTGCTCACGGACAAGGCAGCGCCAGGGGCACGTGTAAGACACCTAGATCCCGGGCCACCGCGGCGCGGATTCGCGCCAGGTGGTGCCAGCTATGCCGCAAGGCATGGTCCTCTGCGCGTAGCGCTGGTGGCGGTAGGCGTGACTTTTGTCGTCGGGTTCTACAGCCTGATAGCGATTTGGCCTTCCGGCTGGTCGTGGCACGGAGGACAGTCACACAACCTGCCGAACTACCTGCAGATGATACTGGCCGTCTACCGACGCTGGGTATTTTCCTGCTGATTGCCAGCCGGAACCCGCTTGCCCACTTGAGCCTGATCTGGTTCACGGTGTGGTCGAGCATCGCGCACGCTGGGATCATGGCGGCACAAGCGTTGGAAAATCCCGAGCACATCGCCCATCTGTGGGGTGACGTACCTGCCCTTCTCGCAATAGCGGCCTTGCTTGCAGTACTGGCGCCGCGCCGTGCAAGGTCAGTTAAGACGCGGGGGCAAGTCGGAACTGCGTTCAAGGCCGAGCAAGTAGTGTACCGGTAAGGGCTGAACAGACCGGCGTGTCAGCCGGGTGCGGTGCTAACATCATCGCCGCGGAGGAATCCTGGACGCGATCGCCGTCATTCCGGCACGACTGGGTTCTACGCGGCTGCCGCGGAAGGTGCTGCGCGAGGTTGCGGGACGGCCGCTGCTGGCCTGGGTGGTGGACGCCGCACGGGCCTGCCCGGGCCTGCGCGAAGTGATTGTAGCCACCGATTCGGAAGAAGTCCTGGCCCTGTGCCGGGCGCACGGGTGGACCGGGCGCATGACCTCGGGGGCGCATCGCTCCGGGACCGAACGCGTGCACGAGGTGGCGCAGGCGGTGGCGGCCGATGTGTACGTCAACATCCAGGGCGACGAGCCGCTGCTCGAACCGGCACACATCGAACTGCTGCTCGCCACCATGCGCGATCCCAAGGCGCTGGTGGCGACACTGAAAGCGCCCTGCGCACCCGCCGATGTCAACAATCCCAATGCGGTGAAGGTGGTCACCGATCTCGTGGGCAGGGCGCTGTATTTTTCCCGCGCGCCGGTCCCGCACGACCGCGACGCCTCAGGCGCGGTCCGCTACTTCAAGCACCTGGGTGTGTATGCTTACCGGCGCGCGGCTCTGGACCGCTTCTGCGCCCTGCCGGAGTCACCGCTGGAACGGGGAGAACGCCTGGAACAGTTGCGCTTCCTCGAAAACGACATGCCCATCCAGGTTGCCGAGACCCCGCATGACACCATTGGAGTGGATACAGAGGAAGACCTGCGACGCGTAGAAGCAGTTCTGCTCTCGCGGGCTGGGAAGAGGTAGAGGTCTCAGGTCTCAGGTTATGAGCCTGCGGCTCCAGCTTGTCCCTTGGCAACGGCGTAGGCTTCGGCGGCGGCGATGCGACGCGAAATCGCGGGATGGGAGTGGAAGAGCCACTCCACGAAGCGCGAGGGAGTGCGTTCGGCCAGGTTCTGTGCGCACAGCTTGTTGAGCGCCGAGATGTACGGCACAACGCTGGGCACAGCCGCAAAGGCATAGCGGTCGGCCTGGCGTTCGTTGTGCCGGGACCACGCGTTCATCACCGGCATGAGCAGCAGCGAGAGCACGGTCG is part of the Terriglobales bacterium genome and harbors:
- a CDS encoding FAD-dependent thymidylate synthase, with translation MPASETPASAPAPASALSENAPGINVFAVFGAEPEVQAYAMARYSRSALSMKESLKEINEQKAEKFLNTFYFQYGHRSIADLAHVALAIERLSILAAIAVADEQRWDGQERSTRYQDFKASGYFAPDFAGDVEAAALYRDTVESLFRDYEQFSEGMWRYLAERVPRPAEMKQEQYERTLRARAFDLTRYFLPLATNTSLGQIVNARTLESQVSRLLSHTHAEVRRLGELLKQAAREPAYNIHRESLAKLVEEIRAADPALGERAAQELLKEVRAAPTLVKYAEANPYLVQTRRELRQAAAQVMKGVELARVNAVELLEDDPLDVELAATLLYAHCHYPYKQVRKQVEALSPQQRQDIIDLGVRHRGKHDELLREFASGQKLRFDILMDIGGFRDMHRHRRCIQILQGFTTQHGYETPEEIGQAGLRPRYDAAMQRAGRAAATLAGSSAAEAAESAQYVIPLAYRCRSLFKMDFAEAVYISELRTTPAGHYSYRTVAWEMFRAVERRYPELAKYFRVTDVREPVDLLKR
- the recA gene encoding recombinase RecA, producing MADERTRAIDLALSQIEKQFGKGSIMRLGTREAIVPISVIPTGAISFDAALGVGGFPRGRVVEIFGPESSGKTTIALQVIAEAQKAGGMAAFVDAEHALDPGYAKKLGVDVDNLLVSQPDYGEQALEIAEALVRSGAIDVLVVDSVAALVPKAELDGEMGDSHVGLQARLMSQALRKLTGIVSKSRTCLIFINQIREKIGVMFGNPETTTGGRALKFYSSVRIDIRRIAAIKEGDSVIGSRTKVKVVKNKCAAPFRDAEFDILYGEGISREGDVLDLAVVHNLVEKSGAWFSYKGERIGQGRENARQFLKDNRDILAKLEADVRRAVGLVHAEKPQAAPGPVAVEAGKGAAGRR
- a CDS encoding trehalase family glycosidase, whose protein sequence is MNEIRSWQYIGGPCPVRLAPHLPRLRRGRAAWLLAAALCTLWLPSLAAENPAAPPPELADVARYIHEGWDRLTRSMSDCAVVHDPKVGDLSVLYLPFGLETPGSVRELETRCAGLRVDRLPKKIERLGQVEMSQIRTHGVLYLPHAYVVPGGRFNEMYGWDSYFILLGLLRDGRLELARGMVENFFFEIEHYGAVLNANRTYFLTRSQPPFLTSMVLAVYEADPRPESAKQEWLARAYDYAVRDHRLWTTGSKLAGETGLSRYYDFGEGPVPEIDDSDLSDYRGALRYFLLHREEAKPFVVVNPKSAADSPGPHFPVYICNPQKRPGGADRCDVVQSMGLTADYYKGDRAMRESGFDISFRFGPFSGRTHHYAPVCLNSLLYKAETDLEKMSRMLGREQDARQWQERATRRKENIQKYLWDEARGLFMDYDFTTGKRSSYEYATTFYPLWAGLATPEQARALARNLARFEHPGGLAMSRNETRTQWDYPYGWAPIQLLAAEGFRRYGFADEANRLSYEFLSTVLENFRRDGTIREKYNVVTRSSETQVAVGYSENVIGFGWTNGVFLELLHQLPQEWVKRLAEQAPPPTAGSADRR
- a CDS encoding sodium:solute symporter, whose amino-acid sequence is MMQTANAALTHRALETLDLVIIAVYFVVVFAIGFYFARREKTSADYFLASRNVGWFAIGASLFVSNISTEHFIGLAGSGATSGLAVGHFEWLACLIVLILGWVFVPFYLRSNVFTMPEFLERRFNRSCAIYLAGISIIAYVFTKISVHLYAAAVVLERVVGWSPLTASIILVVLTGIYTVAGGLSAVIYTEVLQTLILIAGAVALTVIGLERVGGFEGLRAAVPPDYFHMIKPVSDPEFPWTGIFIGAPILGIWYWCTDQVIVQRVLSAKDEGHARGGCIMAGYLKILPVFMLVLPGLIALALYPGAFHIVDGRVTNGDVAYPTLVISLLPTGLVGVMIAALLAALMGSMASVFNSASTLVTLDFYKKVRPQASERQLVFIGRIATAVMVFLGILWVPFINLLSAQLFIYLQSVQAYVSPPIAVCFLLGILWPRLNGTGAISSLLTGFVLGSVRFVLEVLDKTRHYQSSAIRWLVDMNFLHYAILMFAVCAAVLIGVSLMTAVPDRARLAGLTFATLGSKIDVTALRDPVVLEYKPAPETPREHRINVAMSVLLVVTVVALWIYFA
- a CDS encoding DUF6632 domain-containing protein → MAFRLVVARRTVTQPAELPADDTGRLPTLGIFLLIASRNPLAHLSLIWFTVWSSIAHAGIMAAQALENPEHIAHLWGDVPALLAIAALLAVLAPRRARSVKTRGQVGTAFKAEQVVYR
- the kdsB gene encoding 3-deoxy-manno-octulosonate cytidylyltransferase, translated to MPARLGSTRLPRKVLREVAGRPLLAWVVDAARACPGLREVIVATDSEEVLALCRAHGWTGRMTSGAHRSGTERVHEVAQAVAADVYVNIQGDEPLLEPAHIELLLATMRDPKALVATLKAPCAPADVNNPNAVKVVTDLVGRALYFSRAPVPHDRDASGAVRYFKHLGVYAYRRAALDRFCALPESPLERGERLEQLRFLENDMPIQVAETPHDTIGVDTEEDLRRVEAVLLSRAGKR